The genomic window ACCGTATGATAGAAAACAGATTGCAAAAATTAAAAAATAAATAAGCCATGGTAATGCGTAAGATACAAGTGGTGATGATTACAGCTCTTTTGTCGGGCACGAGCCTGTCGGGTTTTGCACAGGAGCCGGATAAAAATAAAGAAGCTGAGAAGGAAAGAATAGAGCGGCAACAAAATCTTAACCGTGAGATGACTCTGGAGCGTGAATATGATCCGATTGTACAGGATGCCGCAAAAGTAAATACGCTTCCTGTTGTTCGTGAGATGAATATATCAAAACGTCCGATCGTATATTCGGATTATGCGGTGCCAACATTGCCCGATAAGGAAATGAACATATTACCTGCCGGTATGCTGATGACGGATGTTGCGCATAGTAAACGTAACGGTTATCTGCATTTTGCCGGAGGAATGTTTATGAACTTCAATGGAGATTTTGGTTATCATCTGCTGAATACCGACCGTGATAAGCTGGGTGTGTATTTTTCACATCGTTCTACGAACGGAAATGTCAAATTTTCGGAGGATAGTATTGCAAAACGTAAGGCAAAATTGAATGATAATTTCGGCGGACTTGATTTCAGGCATCGTTTTAATGTTAATGCAGCGACCTTGTCATTAGGAGGTAGTTTCGGCTATTCGGCATTTAACTATTATGGTGTACCGACCCATACGTTTGTTGCACCTGTTGCAGAAAATGATTCCGCAACGAGTCAGGGAAACCGGTATATAAACGTGTATGCAGGTGTTGCTTCCGGCAGGGAATCTTCACCGGGATATTATATTGGTATTGATTACAAGAATTTTAATCAGAAATATTCATTGAGCAAGGGTTATAACGGGGTGACGGAAAATAATATCGGCCTGCATATAGGGTTGAATTCTCCGGTCAATAACGGCCAACGTTTTGGTGTTGACTTTAAGATGAATATGTTGATTTATACGGAACCGGGAATAAGCGATGTGAAAATAGACAGTGCGGCTTTTGATAATCGTTATGAGGCAACTCTTAGTCCTTATTATCGTTTGGAAAATGATAAAATGAAATTACTGTTGGGTCTGAATTTGATGATTGTTTCCCAGGATGAAACGGATATTTTCGTTTCTCCGAATATAGCACTGGATGTTCCGATCGCAAACTGGAGCTTGTTTTATGTTAACCTTGGCGGGGGAATTGAATCGAATACGATGTATGAATTATCGCGCCTAAACCGTTATATCAATCCTGCATTTACACCGGATGTTTCTAAAACATGGGCGGATTTAAAACTTGGAGTGCGTAGTAATGCCGCTGCAGGCCTTTGGTTTGACATATTTGCCGGATATAAATATACCGAATCGGATGTTTTTTATAATCCTTCGTCTTATGGTTGGATAGATAAGGGGTTTAATAATGTGAGCATGGCTTTTCAACCTGCTTCGCAACGTCTGCATGCAGGCGCTACTTTGAAATATGATTATCAGCATATATTTGATTTTTATCTGAAGGGAGTTTATAATCATTATAACTTAAAATATCTTGATACCTGGAAAAATGCTTACGGTACAATGGGATTGGATAAAGATGATGATATGGAAGCATACGGCAGACCGACATTCACTGTCGATGCAGGTTTAAATATTCGTCCGGTCAAACCGCTTACTTTAAGTGTTGATTATAGCATGGCATCAGGGATGTATGCCTATCTGGATAAAGAAAATGTGAAAATGAGCACAATAAACGATTTACGGTTCCGGGCGTCCTGGAAGTTTAATGATATGTTCAGTGTATATGCACAATTCAACAATTTATTATTCGGGAAGCATGAAATGTATTATGGTTATCCGATGCAACCGTTTAGTGCAATGGTAGGTTTTAGTGTGACATTTTGATTGCTTTCAGTTGATATGCTGTTTTTAATATAAATAAATCCGTTGCATAAAACGAAGCATGTAAAACAATGTTCTATATCTGAAACTTGTTTATTCATGCGAAATCCATGCCGCTTTAAATGTATAATAAATAATCGTATGAAAAAAATATTTTGTTTGTTGTGCATATCTCTTTTATTTTTTAAAGGATATGCTCAAATACATGATCCCGTTAAATGGTCATTTGAATTTAAGGATCTTCCTTCAGCAGAAAAAGAAATTGTTTTTAA from Bacteroidales bacterium includes these protein-coding regions:
- a CDS encoding TonB-dependent receptor; this translates as MRKIQVVMITALLSGTSLSGFAQEPDKNKEAEKERIERQQNLNREMTLEREYDPIVQDAAKVNTLPVVREMNISKRPIVYSDYAVPTLPDKEMNILPAGMLMTDVAHSKRNGYLHFAGGMFMNFNGDFGYHLLNTDRDKLGVYFSHRSTNGNVKFSEDSIAKRKAKLNDNFGGLDFRHRFNVNAATLSLGGSFGYSAFNYYGVPTHTFVAPVAENDSATSQGNRYINVYAGVASGRESSPGYYIGIDYKNFNQKYSLSKGYNGVTENNIGLHIGLNSPVNNGQRFGVDFKMNMLIYTEPGISDVKIDSAAFDNRYEATLSPYYRLENDKMKLLLGLNLMIVSQDETDIFVSPNIALDVPIANWSLFYVNLGGGIESNTMYELSRLNRYINPAFTPDVSKTWADLKLGVRSNAAAGLWFDIFAGYKYTESDVFYNPSSYGWIDKGFNNVSMAFQPASQRLHAGATLKYDYQHIFDFYLKGVYNHYNLKYLDTWKNAYGTMGLDKDDDMEAYGRPTFTVDAGLNIRPVKPLTLSVDYSMASGMYAYLDKENVKMSTINDLRFRASWKFNDMFSVYAQFNNLLFGKHEMYYGYPMQPFSAMVGFSVTF